The following nucleotide sequence is from uncultured Desulfovibrio sp..
GCTGGTGCAGAGTCGGCAAACACGTATAAACCCACAAGGGTCAATGGCGGCAGGCCCCAGCGTTGCTTGCGCACGTGAAAGGCATTGCGTACTGTTGGCAGGTCAAGAAATCAGAGACAAAATTACGCACAGGCTTGCCGCCGTGCCTGCACAGCCCGACATCTGGCTGGCTTTACCAACAAAAATCGATACGGGTTCACTGGCCTCGCCGTTTCGCGCATCGCGCGGGCGGGTATTTTGCACCCAAAAGGAGATTTCCATGAAGGTACTCATGCTCAACGGCAGCCCGCATCCCAAGGGCTGTACCTTTACCGCCCTGTCCACGGTTGCGGCGCAGCTTGAAAAAAACGGCGTTGAAACGCAGATGCTCCAGTTGGGCGCAAAGCCCATACAGTGCTGTATTGCCTGCGGCAAGTGCAAGGATACCGGGCATTGCGTGTTCAATGCCGACCACGTTAACGAGGCCATTGACCTGCTGCGCGAGGCAGACGGCTTTGTTGTGGGTTCTCCTGTTTACTACGCCGGCCCCAACGGCGGCGTGTGCTCCTTTCTTGACCGCATGTTCTATGGCAAGTCCCTCCACTATGCCTTCAAGCCCGCCGCCGCAGTGGTGAGCTGCCGCCGTGGCGGGGCCAGCGCATCCTTTGACCGGCTGAACAAATACTTTACCATTGCGCGCATGCCCGTGGTTTCTTCCCAGTACTGGAACGCTGTGCACGGCAATACGCCGGACGAGGTAATGCAGGACAAGGAAGGCTTGCAGATCATGCGCACCCTTGGCGACAACATGGCGTGGCTGCTCAAGTGCATTGCCGCTGGCAAGGCCGCTGGCGTGGCAACCCCAACCCCTGAACCGTGGGATCCCACCAACTTTATCCGCTAGAATAGAGTACGATTTGAGACGTTGTGCGGGGATTCCTGCAACACCAGTCAACCTGCGGGGCAACCTCAACCCCACAGTGACAGACAGATACCAGTGATCAAGGCTGTCCGAAAATATTTTCGGGCAGCCTTTTTATTGCCCGCCTGTTCGTTTTACGTCCCCACGCTTTATGCAACAACGTATCTCGGCTTGTGGGCCACCGCGCCCAAGCCTCCGAATACGCTCTGGCATAATCCCTCACACGCGTTGCATGCAGAGAATTGCAACATCCAACATCGCGGCAAAGCTGATAAAGTTTTATCCGCTCATCTGCGATTTATCTTTGAGACCATATGCATGTTCATTCGCGCTGAACATGCGCCTTGTGCAAAAAGAAACACCTTCACTTAAAATAGCAATATAAATTTTATACAATATGACAACTAATGAAGATCATTTTACTACAATATTTTAATTTTATAAATATTTAGACAGCACAATATGCATATTTGTGATTTTTATTACATACTATTGGACATAAAAATTTTTCATACATTTCATACTGCATACACTGAATAAATTATAAAGATTGATCAATCATTCAGCATAATATTGTTGCCACGATTTTTCATATCTGGCATTATTGATGATATCCATTTGTTTTCCCTGCCATTGCCTGCCGAGTTGCTCAAAGAGAGTACAGGGAACCGTAATTTTTATGCTGCAGGAGGTTAGCTGATGAAAAAATCATCACCGTGGATGCTGATGCTGCTTGCGCTTGTGCTTGCACTTCTAGCCGGGCACGAAGCCTTTGCCGCCTCCACCCTTGGCATCAAACTTCCTGAAGACCCCACCAAGGCATACATCACCCTGGGCATCCTGCTGGTTGCTGCGGTGATGTTTTTTACGGAAATTGTCCCCCTGCCCATTACGGCGCTGCTTGTACCGGTGGCTCTGTCGCTCACAAATGTGATTTCGTCCAAGGTTGCCTTTGGCTACTTTGGCGACCCCACCGTTGTTCTCTTCATGGCCATGTTCATCGTGGGCGAAGCCACGTTTATAACCGGATTTGCGGACAAGGTAGGCGGCCTGGCCGTCAAGCTTTCCAAGGGTAATCCGGTTAAACTCATCGTATACACCATGGCGGCCATCGGCCTGCTCTCCACCGTGCTTTCCAACACCGGCACCACAGTTGTGGCCGTGCCCATGGTGCTTGGCATGTGCATCAAGGCCAAGCTCGCGCCCGGCAAGGTGCTTATGCCCGTTGCCTTTGCCTCTTCACTGGGCGGCACGGTAACGCTTGTAGGCACGCCCCCCAACGGCATTATCAACTCCATGCTGGCCCAGACCGGGCAAAGCCCCTTTGGTTTTTTTGAATTTGGCCTTATCGGCATGCCCCTGCTGATCGTTGGCCTGCTCTATTATGCGGTTATCGGCCACAAATTTTTGCCGGAAAAACTGCATGACGACAGCGAAGACGACATTGAAGTTGACGCCAAGATCCGTCGCGAACACAAAATGTGGCACTCGGTGCTAGTTTTTGCCTTTGTGGTCGCCATGATGGCCAGCGAACTCATGCCCCTGACCACCGCCGCCGTTTTGGGCGCCTGCCTTATGGTCATAACAGGCTGCATGACCATGCGCGAAGCCTTCCGCAGCGTTGACTGGACAACAATTTTTCTGTTTGCGGGCATGCTCTCCATGTCGGCCGCCATGGACAAGTCCGGCGCAGCCGCCATTGTGGCTAACGCTGTGGTGAGCACGGTCAATGACCCGTGGATGCTCATGTTTGTGTGCTGCGCCCTCACCGCCGCCATCACCAACTTCATGTCCAATACCGCCACTGCGGCCCTGATGGCCCCGCTGGCCCTGCCCATTGCTCTTGCCAGCGGCATTTCACCCTTGCCCATCGCCATGGGCATTGCCATGTCGGCATCATGCTGCTTCCTGACGCCCATTGCCACCCCGCCCAACACCATCGTGCTTGGCCCCGGCAGATACAACTTTATGGATTATGTCAAGGCTGGCTGGCCTTTGCAGTTGATTTCGCTCATTATGTGCTGGCTGCTTATCCCGCTGATCTGGCCTTTCCATGGATAGGCCAGCAGTAGTCGTACAGACAAAGAGGAAGACATGAAGGAAATCAGTGTTGAGGACATAGCGCGCGCTGTTGCTGACCTTGCGGTGCGCGCCTGTTGCCGCCTGCCGCAGGATATGGTGGACGGCATGCGCAGGGCGCATGAGGCGGAACCCTCGCCCGTGGGTAAAAACATTCTTGAGCAACTGCTGGAAAATGCGTCTATCGCAGCCAGCGACGGCATCCCCATTTGTCAGGATACCGGCCTTGCCGTGGTTTTTGCCGACGTGGGACAGGATGTGCGCATTGTGGGCGGGGCCTTTGAAGACGCCGTCAATGAGGGTGTGCGCCGGGGCTATGTGGACGGTTACCTGCGCAAATCCTGTGTGGCGGAACCATTGTTTGAACGCAAAAATACGCGCGACAACACACCCGCCGTCATCCACACCCGCCTTGTGCCCGGCGATTCGCTGCGCCTGCGCCTGGCCCCCAAGGGCGCAGGCTCTGAAAACAAGAGCGTGGTCAAAATGCTCGTGCCCGCTGACGGCATCGAAGGCGTGCGCAAGGTTGTGCTGGATGCCGTGCTGGCAGCAGGCCCCAATTCCTGTCCGCCCATGGTGGTGGGCGTTGGCCTTGGCGGCACCATGGAAATGGCCGCCATCTGCGCCAAGCGCGCCGCCGCCCGCGACCTTGAAAGCCGCAACCATGATCCGCGCTATGCGGCCTTTGAAGAAGAACTGCTTGAGCTTATCAACAAGACCGGCATCGGCCCTCAGGGCCTTGGCGGGCTGACTACGGCGCTGAAAGTGCATGTGGAGTGGGCGCCCACCCACATTGCCTCCCTGCCTGTGGCCGTGAACATCAACTGCCACGCGGCGCGCCACGCCGAAGTTACGCTGTAGGAGGCCGCCATGTCGGAAAACCAGATGAAAAAAATACGCGCTCCTTTTGACGATGCCACCGCACGCTCACTGCGCGCGGGCGACCGGGTACTGATTTCGGGCACCATTCTTGCCGCGCGCGACGCGGCCCATAAACGCCTGGTGGAAACACTGGACAGGGGCGAACCCCTGCCCGTGGATCTGAAGGGCGCAGTCGTCTATTACGTGGGGCCAAGCCCGGCCAAACCCGGCGAAGTGATCGGCGCTGCCGGGCCTACAACCTCGGGGCGCATGGATGCCTACACCCCCCGCCTGCTTGATCAAGGCCTGAAAGGTATGATCGGCAAGGGCTACCGCAAGCCCGAAGTGGTGGAAGCCATGAAAAA
It contains:
- a CDS encoding flavodoxin family protein, with protein sequence MKVLMLNGSPHPKGCTFTALSTVAAQLEKNGVETQMLQLGAKPIQCCIACGKCKDTGHCVFNADHVNEAIDLLREADGFVVGSPVYYAGPNGGVCSFLDRMFYGKSLHYAFKPAAAVVSCRRGGASASFDRLNKYFTIARMPVVSSQYWNAVHGNTPDEVMQDKEGLQIMRTLGDNMAWLLKCIAAGKAAGVATPTPEPWDPTNFIR
- a CDS encoding SLC13 family permease, with translation MKKSSPWMLMLLALVLALLAGHEAFAASTLGIKLPEDPTKAYITLGILLVAAVMFFTEIVPLPITALLVPVALSLTNVISSKVAFGYFGDPTVVLFMAMFIVGEATFITGFADKVGGLAVKLSKGNPVKLIVYTMAAIGLLSTVLSNTGTTVVAVPMVLGMCIKAKLAPGKVLMPVAFASSLGGTVTLVGTPPNGIINSMLAQTGQSPFGFFEFGLIGMPLLIVGLLYYAVIGHKFLPEKLHDDSEDDIEVDAKIRREHKMWHSVLVFAFVVAMMASELMPLTTAAVLGACLMVITGCMTMREAFRSVDWTTIFLFAGMLSMSAAMDKSGAAAIVANAVVSTVNDPWMLMFVCCALTAAITNFMSNTATAALMAPLALPIALASGISPLPIAMGIAMSASCCFLTPIATPPNTIVLGPGRYNFMDYVKAGWPLQLISLIMCWLLIPLIWPFHG
- a CDS encoding fumarate hydratase — encoded protein: MKEISVEDIARAVADLAVRACCRLPQDMVDGMRRAHEAEPSPVGKNILEQLLENASIAASDGIPICQDTGLAVVFADVGQDVRIVGGAFEDAVNEGVRRGYVDGYLRKSCVAEPLFERKNTRDNTPAVIHTRLVPGDSLRLRLAPKGAGSENKSVVKMLVPADGIEGVRKVVLDAVLAAGPNSCPPMVVGVGLGGTMEMAAICAKRAAARDLESRNHDPRYAAFEEELLELINKTGIGPQGLGGLTTALKVHVEWAPTHIASLPVAVNINCHAARHAEVTL
- a CDS encoding Fe-S-containing hydro-lyase, producing the protein MSENQMKKIRAPFDDATARSLRAGDRVLISGTILAARDAAHKRLVETLDRGEPLPVDLKGAVVYYVGPSPAKPGEVIGAAGPTTSGRMDAYTPRLLDQGLKGMIGKGYRKPEVVEAMKKHGVPYLAAVGGAGALIARSIKKYTVLAYEDLGPEAVAAMEVEDFPAIVVIDSTGDNYYETGQAPYRRS